The proteins below are encoded in one region of Ostrea edulis chromosome 3, xbOstEdul1.1, whole genome shotgun sequence:
- the LOC130046590 gene encoding uncharacterized protein LOC130046590 — MTGWFKFVLINYVLKHCALATDIDGSGQTEQTLKVLQGTAEDLKDSALIQKQRYEYLELKLLENREELKQLKIQYDRNIHELEARVRELEVAAMNRDRQVITLKQEKEEDREYIHKVEERLAKLEKKFKNACQLRNCSTNLVSENTPSPKNDRGKRIQSKDYFL, encoded by the coding sequence ATGACTGGATGGTTTAAATTTGTCCTCATAAATTATGTCCTAAAACATTGTGCATTAGCCACAGACATTGATGGGTCTGGTCAAACTGAGCAAACATTGAAAGTTCTTCAAGGCACCGCGGAAGATTTAAAAGACAGTGCTTTAATTCAAAAACAACGATATGAATACTTAGAACTAAAGTTATTAGAGAACAGAGAGGAACTCAAGCAGTTGAAGATTCAATATGATAGAAATATTCACGAACTGGAGGCTCGCGTGCGTGAACTAGAGGTCGCTGCAATGAACCGAGACCGTCAGGTTATCACATTGAAACAAGAGAAAGAGGAAGACAGGGAATACATCCACAAGGTAGAAGAGCGCCTTGCAAAATTggagaaaaaatttaaaaatgcttGTCAATTACGGAATTGTTCCACAAATTTGGTCAGTGAAAATACACCATCGCCGAAGAATGATAGAGGAAAAAGAATTCAAAGTAAGGACTATTTCTTATAG